Proteins from a genomic interval of Tenacibaculum sp. SZ-18:
- the leuB gene encoding 3-isopropylmalate dehydrogenase, with translation MKFNITVIPGDGIGPEVTEQSIKVLEAISEVYDHTFKYEKVLMGACAIDETGNPLPNETLVSCKKSDAILFGAIGDPKYDNDPTAKVRPEQGLLKLRKELGLFCNVRPVTAYDSLLKNSPLKEDIIKNTDITIYRELTGGIYFGIKEISDDGQIAFDGCSYSVKEIERMGHLAFKAAQSRRKKLTLVDKANVLETSRLWRKTITKLAEQYKDVELSNMFVDNAAMQLILNPKQFDVILTENLFGDILSDEASVIGGSIGLLASASVGDKNALFEPIHGSYPQAKGKDIANPLASILSAAMLLKHLGLHSEALVIENAVQKSLELGITTQDINRENSFSTSKVGDFIVDYIHHQEDSNINFKNVHMGQSTII, from the coding sequence ATGAAATTTAATATAACTGTAATCCCTGGAGATGGAATTGGTCCTGAAGTAACAGAACAATCTATAAAAGTATTAGAAGCAATTTCCGAAGTATACGATCATACGTTTAAATATGAAAAGGTTTTAATGGGAGCCTGTGCTATTGACGAAACAGGAAATCCTTTACCAAATGAAACACTAGTTTCTTGTAAAAAAAGTGATGCAATCTTGTTTGGTGCTATTGGAGATCCAAAATATGATAATGATCCAACAGCAAAAGTTCGTCCCGAACAAGGATTATTAAAGCTACGTAAAGAATTAGGTCTTTTCTGTAATGTTCGCCCAGTTACCGCTTATGATTCCTTATTGAAAAACTCTCCTTTAAAAGAAGATATTATTAAGAATACAGATATTACAATTTATCGAGAGTTAACAGGTGGAATTTATTTCGGTATTAAAGAAATAAGTGATGATGGACAAATCGCATTTGATGGTTGTTCTTATTCCGTAAAAGAAATTGAAAGGATGGGGCATTTAGCGTTTAAAGCTGCTCAAAGCAGAAGGAAAAAACTAACTTTAGTTGATAAAGCAAATGTTTTAGAAACTTCTAGATTATGGAGAAAAACAATTACCAAACTTGCTGAACAATATAAAGATGTTGAGCTGAGTAATATGTTTGTTGATAATGCTGCAATGCAGTTAATACTTAATCCTAAACAGTTCGATGTAATTCTTACTGAAAACTTATTCGGAGATATTTTATCAGATGAAGCAAGTGTAATTGGTGGTTCCATTGGTTTATTGGCTTCAGCATCTGTTGGCGATAAAAATGCGCTCTTCGAACCAATTCATGGATCTTATCCCCAAGCAAAAGGAAAAGATATAGCAAATCCATTGGCTTCAATTTTATCTGCTGCAATGCTTTTAAAACATCTGGGGTTACATAGTGAAGCTTTGGTCATAGAAAACGCCGTTCAAAAATCCTTGGAATTAGGTATTACGACTCAAGATATTAATAGAGAAAATAGTTTCAGTACTTCTAAAGTGGGTGATTTTATTGTTGATTACATCCATCATCAAGAAGATAGTAATATAAACTTTAAAAATGTCCATATGGGACAGAGTACAATAATTTAG
- a CDS encoding P-II family nitrogen regulator translates to MKKIEAIIRKSKFLEVKEALHEVGVNFFSYWDVTGLGNEKKGHVYRGVSYSTSDIQRRYLSIVVNDDFEEITIKTILKAASTGKVGDGKIFVSDIKTAYRIRTGEEGGSTLN, encoded by the coding sequence ATGAAAAAAATAGAAGCAATTATTAGAAAGTCAAAATTTCTAGAAGTAAAAGAGGCACTACATGAAGTCGGAGTTAATTTTTTTTCCTACTGGGATGTTACTGGTTTAGGTAACGAGAAAAAAGGTCATGTATACAGAGGGGTTTCGTATAGTACAAGCGATATTCAAAGAAGATATTTATCAATTGTAGTGAATGACGATTTTGAAGAAATCACAATTAAAACAATACTCAAAGCCGCTTCTACTGGAAAAGTTGGAGATGGGAAGATATTTGTAAGTGATATCAAAACTGCATATAGAATCAGGACAGGAGAAGAAGGAGGAAGTACACTTAATTAA
- the leuC gene encoding 3-isopropylmalate dehydratase large subunit, with amino-acid sequence MGKTLFDKVWDAHVVDLINNGPQILYIDKHLIHEVTSPQAFNELKERGIPIARPDKIVATADHNTPTVNQHLPVKDELSRNQLQQLEKNCKENDITLYGLGHKYNGIVHVMAPELGITQPGMTMVCGDSHTSTHGAFGTIAFGIGTSQVAQVFASQCLLMQKPKSLRVNVNGKLKRGVLPKDVILYIISKLGTNSGTGYFCEYAGNVFEEMSMEGRMTVCNMSIEMGARGGMIAPDQTTFDYVKGRKFAPTGEKLQEKIAYWKSLKTDEDAVFDQEYSFDAEDIEPMVTYGTNPGMGIKISGKIPESNDKSFEKSLAYMNFSKGESLVGKPINYVFIGSCTNSRIEDFKVAADYVKGKQKASNVNAWLVPGSQQVAKQIKEAGLQEIFENAGFELRQPGCSACLAMNDDKIPEGEYCVSTSNRNFEGRQGQGARTILASPLVAAATAIEGQIIDVTKYVS; translated from the coding sequence ATGGGAAAAACATTATTTGATAAAGTATGGGATGCTCATGTGGTCGATTTAATTAATAATGGGCCACAAATATTATATATAGATAAACATTTAATACACGAAGTTACAAGTCCTCAGGCTTTTAATGAATTGAAAGAAAGAGGAATTCCTATTGCTCGTCCAGATAAGATAGTTGCAACAGCCGATCATAATACGCCAACAGTGAATCAGCATTTACCAGTGAAAGATGAATTATCAAGAAATCAGCTTCAACAGTTAGAGAAGAACTGTAAAGAAAATGATATTACATTATACGGTTTAGGTCACAAATACAACGGAATTGTTCATGTAATGGCTCCAGAATTGGGAATTACACAACCAGGAATGACAATGGTTTGTGGTGATAGTCATACATCAACTCATGGCGCATTTGGTACAATTGCTTTCGGAATAGGAACAAGTCAAGTCGCTCAAGTTTTTGCCAGTCAGTGTTTATTAATGCAAAAGCCCAAAAGTTTACGTGTAAATGTAAATGGAAAGTTGAAAAGAGGTGTACTTCCAAAAGATGTAATATTATATATCATTTCTAAGTTAGGTACAAATTCAGGAACAGGATATTTCTGTGAATATGCCGGAAATGTTTTTGAAGAAATGTCTATGGAAGGAAGAATGACAGTTTGTAATATGAGTATAGAAATGGGAGCTAGAGGAGGAATGATTGCTCCAGATCAAACTACATTCGATTATGTGAAAGGAAGAAAGTTTGCTCCTACAGGAGAAAAGTTGCAAGAAAAAATTGCATACTGGAAATCACTTAAAACGGATGAAGATGCTGTTTTTGATCAAGAATATTCGTTTGATGCAGAAGATATTGAACCTATGGTAACTTATGGGACGAATCCAGGAATGGGAATTAAGATTTCAGGTAAAATTCCAGAGAGTAACGACAAGTCTTTTGAGAAATCATTAGCCTATATGAACTTTTCTAAAGGGGAAAGTTTAGTAGGTAAACCAATTAATTATGTTTTTATTGGAAGTTGTACAAATTCTCGAATAGAGGATTTTAAAGTTGCTGCGGACTATGTAAAAGGTAAGCAGAAAGCTTCTAATGTAAATGCTTGGTTAGTTCCAGGATCACAGCAGGTAGCAAAACAAATAAAAGAAGCTGGTTTACAAGAAATTTTTGAGAATGCTGGTTTCGAATTAAGACAACCTGGCTGTTCTGCTTGTTTGGCGATGAATGATGATAAGATTCCAGAAGGCGAATATTGTGTTTCTACTTCAAATAGAAATTTTGAAGGAAGACAAGGACAAGGTGCTAGAACCATTTTAGCAAGTCCGCTTGTAGCTGCTGCAACAGCAATTGAAGGTCAAATTATAGATGTAACAAAATACGTAAGCTAA
- the leuD gene encoding 3-isopropylmalate dehydratase small subunit: MEKFVRLIDTAIPLSISNVDTDQIIPARFLKATDKKGFGDNLFRDWRFKKDGSVNHKFVLNHPEYKGKILIAGDNFGCGSSREHAAWALVGYGFKVVISSFFADIFKGNALNNGLLPVQVSEKYVNFLLKEVEENPHTAIEICLENQEIRVQGSHCSEKFDIDPYKKLCLLNGYDDIDFLLSKKEKIKKYEASL, from the coding sequence ATGGAAAAGTTTGTAAGATTAATTGATACGGCAATTCCGTTATCTATTTCAAATGTTGATACAGACCAAATTATACCAGCTCGATTTTTAAAAGCAACAGATAAAAAAGGTTTTGGAGATAATTTATTTAGAGATTGGAGATTTAAAAAAGATGGTTCCGTAAATCATAAGTTTGTTTTAAATCACCCGGAATACAAAGGAAAAATTCTTATTGCAGGAGATAACTTTGGTTGTGGTTCTAGTAGAGAACACGCTGCTTGGGCGTTAGTCGGTTATGGCTTTAAAGTTGTAATTAGTAGTTTTTTTGCGGATATCTTTAAAGGGAATGCTTTAAATAATGGTTTGTTACCTGTTCAAGTTTCAGAGAAATATGTAAACTTTTTATTAAAAGAAGTTGAGGAAAATCCTCATACTGCAATTGAAATTTGTCTCGAAAATCAAGAAATTAGAGTCCAAGGAAGTCATTGTTCAGAAAAGTTTGACATTGACCCATATAAAAAATTATGCTTGTTGAATGGTTATGATGATATCGACTTTCTATTAAGCAAAAAAGAAAAAATTAAAAAGTACGAAGCCTCTTTATAA
- a CDS encoding 2-isopropylmalate synthase, translating into MKDNKVQIFDTTLRDGEQVPGCKLDTQQKLEIAARLDTLGVDIIEAGFPVSSPGDFNSVIEIAKLVKNATVCGLTRAVQKDIEVAADALKHAVKPRIHTGIGTSDSHITHKFKSTQSEVIERAKKAVSYAKNFVDDVEFYAEDAGRTDNVFLAKVCEEVIKSGATVLNLPDTTGYCLPNEYGEKIRYLKENVKGIENVIISCHCHNDLGLATANSIAGVVNGARQIECTINGIGERAGNTALEEVVMILRQHPYLDLYTDINTQLLYDTSLMVREKMGMPVQPNKAIVGANAFAHSSGIHQDGVIKNRSTYEIINPEEVGVTESAIILTARSGRAALAYRAKKIGYELTKIQLDKAYQTFLQFADRQKEVIDEDIHTIMKQINKISKIAIA; encoded by the coding sequence ATGAAAGACAATAAAGTCCAAATTTTTGATACAACATTAAGAGATGGTGAACAGGTACCAGGTTGTAAATTAGATACTCAACAAAAGCTAGAAATTGCCGCTCGATTGGATACTTTAGGTGTAGACATTATTGAAGCTGGTTTTCCAGTATCTAGTCCTGGTGATTTTAATTCGGTAATTGAAATTGCTAAGTTGGTGAAAAACGCAACTGTTTGTGGTTTAACTAGAGCTGTTCAGAAAGATATTGAAGTTGCAGCCGATGCGTTGAAACATGCTGTAAAGCCAAGAATACATACAGGAATAGGTACTAGTGATTCTCATATAACACATAAATTTAAAAGTACACAGTCAGAGGTTATTGAACGTGCTAAAAAAGCTGTTTCTTATGCTAAAAATTTTGTAGATGATGTTGAGTTTTATGCTGAGGATGCAGGTAGAACGGATAACGTATTCTTAGCAAAAGTATGCGAAGAAGTAATTAAATCAGGAGCAACAGTTTTAAATCTACCTGACACAACAGGATATTGCTTGCCTAATGAATATGGAGAGAAGATAAGGTATTTAAAAGAAAATGTAAAAGGAATTGAAAATGTAATTATTTCTTGTCATTGTCACAATGATTTAGGTTTAGCAACAGCGAATTCTATCGCAGGTGTTGTGAATGGAGCCAGACAAATTGAATGTACCATTAACGGTATAGGAGAGCGCGCAGGAAATACCGCTTTAGAAGAAGTCGTCATGATTTTAAGACAACATCCATATTTAGATTTATATACAGATATAAATACGCAACTTTTATATGATACGAGTTTAATGGTTCGTGAAAAAATGGGAATGCCAGTTCAGCCTAATAAAGCAATAGTTGGAGCAAATGCTTTTGCTCATAGTTCAGGAATTCATCAAGACGGAGTAATTAAAAATAGAAGTACCTATGAAATTATTAATCCAGAAGAGGTTGGAGTTACTGAAAGTGCAATCATATTAACAGCAAGAAGCGGTAGAGCTGCTTTGGCTTATAGAGCGAAGAAAATTGGATATGAATTAACAAAGATTCAATTAGATAAAGCATATCAAACTTTTTTACAGTTTGCAGATAGACAAAAAGAAGTAATCGATGAAGATATTCATACGATTATGAAACAAATCAATAAAATATCAAAAATAGCAATAGCGTAA